One window of the bacterium genome contains the following:
- the hrcA gene encoding heat-inducible transcriptional repressor HrcA — MYPSQKPRIHGAPEPVELTERQARVLRALVAAYVGQAGPVASTTLSHLMPTPLSPASIRNTLSELHERGLIAKAHASAGRVPTAMGLRVFVDELLEIGFLGPHHQRLLDRAFDSVDPGAAPRQASHLLSEHTRQLGFVLAPRVERLRLKTIHLIPVATGRILAVLVAENGNVVERVIEDEGPISARELEQVRDHLAERIEGRTLLGLRRLLEAEREGLRGEADAFLRRAWHVGLAACDGPEADGADDLVITSRRALLDQPEFAEPERIRGLFATLETNERLLALLEQIAEADAGERRVGLAMSLGTELGEPSLRDCTLVAVPYGGGAGAGAADAEAEGVAPLGMLGVIGPQRMDYSRVIPLVGYFSDAVTRKLLA; from the coding sequence GTGTACCCCTCGCAGAAGCCGCGGATCCATGGCGCGCCCGAGCCGGTCGAGCTGACCGAGCGACAGGCGAGGGTGCTGCGCGCGCTGGTGGCGGCGTACGTCGGGCAGGCGGGGCCGGTCGCTTCGACGACGCTGTCCCACCTGATGCCGACGCCGCTCTCCCCCGCGAGCATCCGCAATACCCTCTCCGAGCTGCACGAGCGCGGCCTGATCGCCAAGGCGCACGCGTCGGCGGGTCGAGTGCCGACCGCGATGGGCCTGCGGGTCTTCGTCGACGAGCTGCTCGAGATCGGGTTCCTCGGTCCCCACCATCAACGCCTGCTCGATCGCGCCTTCGATTCCGTCGATCCCGGCGCAGCCCCGCGACAGGCTTCGCACCTCCTCTCCGAGCACACCCGCCAGCTCGGCTTCGTGCTCGCGCCGCGCGTCGAGCGCCTGCGACTCAAGACGATCCACCTGATCCCGGTCGCCACCGGTCGGATCCTGGCGGTCCTCGTGGCCGAGAACGGGAACGTGGTCGAGCGGGTGATCGAAGACGAAGGCCCGATCTCGGCGCGCGAGCTCGAGCAGGTCCGGGACCACCTGGCCGAGCGGATCGAGGGCCGGACGCTCCTCGGACTGCGTCGTCTGCTCGAGGCGGAGCGCGAGGGACTGCGCGGCGAAGCGGATGCGTTCCTGCGGCGGGCCTGGCACGTGGGGCTGGCGGCTTGCGACGGGCCCGAGGCGGATGGCGCCGACGACCTCGTGATCACGTCGCGACGCGCGCTGCTCGATCAACCCGAGTTCGCGGAGCCGGAGCGGATCCGCGGGCTCTTCGCGACCCTCGAGACGAACGAGCGGTTGCTCGCGCTGCTCGAGCAGATCGCCGAGGCGGATGCCGGCGAGCGGCGGGTGGGACTGGCGATGTCCCTGGGTACGGAGCTCGGCGAGCCCTCGCTCCGGGACTGCACGCTCGTCGCGGTGCCGTACGGCGGGGGGGCGGGGGCCGGCGCGGCGGATGCCGAGGCCGAGGGGGTTGCACCACTAGGGATGCTCGGTGTGATCGGGCCCCAGCGGATGGACTACAGCCGCGTGATCCCGCTGGTCGGGTACTTTTCCGATGCGGTGACGCGCAAGCTGCTTGCCTGA
- the dnaJ gene encoding molecular chaperone DnaJ, producing the protein MSKRDYYEVLGVDRGASESDLKKAYRKLAMECHPDRNPDDVEAEERFKEVSEAYAVLSDAEKRARYDQFGHAGVGGPGGGHPGAGFEDFGNFGDLFNDLFGDIFGGGGGRGGSRRGRGQRGADLRYNLEITLDDVLDGCEPSLKIPKMRKCEPCSGSGAAEASKAARCGRCEGTGQLMFQQGFFRVNRPCDSCGGAGEVITDPCTTCRGSGRVEGQQTIQVKVPPGVEHGARLRVSGEGEAGVAGGEPGDLYVVMVLRDHPLFERDGTDLHIEVPVPFVQAALGAEVEVPTLDGKVSLQIPEGTQSGRVLRLRSKGLPPLQPRLDPEQVKKMRGDLYVRVFVEVPTKLNARQRELLEEFAEQTGTDVSPTTKGFMDKIRDFF; encoded by the coding sequence GTGAGCAAGCGGGATTACTACGAGGTACTCGGGGTCGACCGGGGCGCATCCGAGTCGGACCTCAAGAAGGCCTACCGCAAGCTCGCCATGGAGTGTCATCCGGATCGGAATCCCGATGACGTCGAAGCCGAGGAGCGCTTCAAGGAAGTCTCCGAGGCCTACGCCGTCCTCTCCGACGCGGAGAAGCGCGCACGCTACGACCAGTTCGGGCATGCCGGCGTCGGCGGTCCGGGCGGCGGTCATCCGGGCGCCGGGTTCGAGGACTTCGGCAATTTCGGCGACCTCTTCAACGATCTCTTCGGCGACATCTTCGGAGGCGGGGGAGGCCGCGGGGGCAGTCGGCGGGGTCGCGGGCAGCGCGGCGCCGACCTCCGGTACAACCTCGAGATCACCCTCGACGACGTGCTCGACGGCTGCGAGCCGAGCCTCAAGATCCCGAAGATGCGCAAGTGTGAGCCGTGCAGCGGCTCCGGCGCCGCGGAGGCCTCGAAGGCCGCACGCTGCGGTCGCTGCGAGGGCACCGGCCAGCTGATGTTCCAGCAGGGCTTCTTCCGCGTGAACCGGCCCTGCGATTCGTGCGGCGGGGCGGGGGAGGTCATCACGGATCCCTGCACGACCTGCCGGGGCTCCGGTCGGGTGGAAGGCCAGCAGACGATCCAGGTGAAGGTGCCGCCGGGCGTCGAGCACGGCGCCCGGCTGCGCGTGTCGGGCGAGGGCGAGGCGGGGGTCGCCGGCGGAGAGCCTGGGGACCTCTACGTCGTGATGGTCCTCCGCGATCACCCGCTCTTCGAGCGCGACGGCACCGACCTCCACATCGAGGTCCCCGTTCCCTTCGTGCAGGCCGCGCTCGGCGCCGAGGTCGAGGTCCCGACCCTCGACGGCAAGGTCTCGCTCCAGATTCCGGAAGGCACCCAGTCGGGACGCGTGCTCCGGCTGCGGAGCAAGGGGCTGCCGCCGCTCCAACCGCGGCTCGACCCCGAGCAGGTCAAGAAGATGCGCGGCGATCTCTACGTGCGCGTCTTCGTCGAAGTCCCCACGAAGCTGAATGCGCGCCAACGCGAGCTCCTCGAGGAGTTCGCCGAGCAGACCGGCACCGACGTGAGCCCGACCACCAAGGGGTTCATGGACAAGATCCGCGACTTTTTTTGA
- a CDS encoding ABC transporter substrate-binding protein, giving the protein MGNLPADARGAARALEDFVQLYPRSLLADDALEQLSQLAFAAGRQEEGRRWLGRILSNHPRGDRAAAARLRLAQLEYGRDKRTAARALLDPIDLDRLSRPEQRAALRLRIALSRTPVERLEALTALRGLLVAAGREDPDPATAGRLRSRLDAVDAELEQLTRRAATPELEEMLRSLRGRPPAGLMSLELSRRALDAGQLDLAERNLRRSEDLVRGEFEQSELRVLQERLVRLNEMAQAEAALPPLRELVGRPLPRTEDARGTIGVVLPLSGDFAWYGEESLRGILLAADLFAEDEADVLPAGDPDASLEGAIRPLAAPVRRSEIRLVVRDTEGDPAKAAGAVRELARDPGLVAILGPIFSKESLAAAAAAEEVGVPLVALSTREDLPQERANAFRTRTTPKDEVAVLVDHAFDVLEAKRFAVLYPKTRYGRGMRKLYWEAVTTRGGKMVAASSYDPEAVDFAGAIRDMIGYRFLSNDERKALDERSDILRASRRLEPEEQALLRKAAYEVLGPEGDPLPPIVDFDVLFVPDAADKIALIAPGLAFHEINDVGLLGPSDWLDDELLRVGRRHVAGAVISSPFHAESDLPFVVEFVEGYRNTFAAEPDMYAAEAFDATNLVLVQLSAGRDDRKGVRAGLLDTRAFPGASGVLTIHPDGNARRRPFLLRVSGRRFQPLD; this is encoded by the coding sequence ATGGGCAATCTCCCCGCGGACGCCCGCGGCGCCGCCCGGGCGCTGGAAGACTTCGTTCAGCTCTACCCGCGGAGCCTCCTCGCGGACGACGCCCTCGAACAGCTCTCGCAGCTCGCCTTCGCCGCGGGTCGCCAGGAGGAGGGGCGACGCTGGCTCGGGCGGATCCTCTCGAACCACCCGCGCGGGGATCGCGCCGCCGCCGCGCGGCTGCGCCTCGCACAGCTCGAGTACGGGCGCGACAAGCGAACGGCGGCGCGTGCGCTGCTCGATCCGATCGATCTCGATCGACTCTCCCGACCGGAACAGCGCGCCGCGCTCCGTCTGCGGATCGCCCTGTCACGCACGCCCGTCGAGCGGCTCGAGGCGCTGACGGCGCTTCGTGGGCTGCTCGTGGCTGCGGGGCGCGAGGATCCCGATCCCGCGACGGCGGGCCGACTGCGCTCGCGGCTCGATGCGGTCGACGCCGAGCTCGAGCAGCTGACGCGCCGCGCGGCGACGCCGGAGCTCGAGGAGATGCTGCGCTCGCTTCGCGGTCGACCGCCGGCGGGGCTGATGAGCCTCGAGCTCTCGCGACGTGCCCTCGACGCAGGGCAGCTCGATCTGGCGGAGCGAAACCTCCGCAGGAGCGAGGATCTCGTGCGCGGGGAGTTCGAGCAGAGCGAGCTCCGCGTGCTGCAGGAGCGGCTCGTGCGGTTGAACGAGATGGCGCAGGCGGAGGCAGCGCTCCCGCCCCTGCGCGAGCTGGTCGGCCGGCCGCTTCCGCGGACCGAAGATGCGCGCGGGACGATCGGGGTCGTCCTGCCGCTTTCCGGCGACTTCGCCTGGTACGGGGAGGAGAGCCTGCGCGGGATCCTGCTCGCGGCGGATCTCTTCGCCGAAGACGAGGCCGACGTCCTTCCGGCGGGCGATCCCGACGCCTCGCTCGAAGGGGCGATCCGACCGCTTGCCGCACCGGTCCGGCGAAGCGAGATCCGTCTCGTGGTGCGGGATACCGAAGGCGATCCGGCGAAGGCCGCCGGAGCGGTCCGTGAGCTCGCGCGGGACCCCGGGCTGGTGGCGATCCTCGGACCGATCTTCTCGAAGGAGAGCCTCGCGGCCGCGGCCGCCGCCGAAGAGGTCGGCGTTCCGCTGGTCGCGTTGTCGACCCGCGAGGACCTGCCCCAGGAGCGTGCGAACGCCTTCCGGACCCGGACGACGCCCAAGGACGAGGTCGCGGTCCTCGTCGATCACGCCTTCGACGTGCTCGAAGCCAAGCGCTTCGCCGTGCTCTACCCGAAGACGCGCTACGGGCGCGGGATGCGCAAGCTCTACTGGGAAGCGGTCACGACCCGTGGCGGCAAGATGGTCGCCGCGTCGAGCTACGACCCCGAGGCGGTCGACTTCGCGGGCGCGATCCGCGACATGATCGGGTACCGCTTTCTCTCGAACGACGAACGCAAGGCGCTCGACGAGCGCTCGGACATCCTGCGCGCCTCGCGACGGCTCGAGCCCGAGGAGCAGGCGCTGCTCCGGAAGGCGGCCTACGAAGTGCTCGGACCGGAGGGCGATCCGCTCCCGCCGATCGTCGACTTCGACGTCCTCTTCGTGCCCGACGCGGCGGACAAGATCGCATTGATCGCCCCCGGTCTCGCCTTCCACGAGATCAACGACGTCGGTCTGCTCGGACCGTCCGACTGGCTCGACGACGAGCTCCTTCGGGTCGGTCGGCGCCACGTCGCCGGTGCGGTGATCAGCTCGCCCTTCCACGCCGAGAGCGATCTGCCCTTCGTCGTGGAATTCGTCGAGGGATATCGCAATACGTTCGCGGCGGAGCCGGACATGTATGCCGCAGAAGCGTTCGATGCGACCAATCTGGTCCTCGTTCAGCTGTCCGCCGGACGCGACGATCGGAAGGGGGTCCGCGCAGGACTGCTCGACACGCGCGCCTTTCCGGGTGCGAGCGGCGTGCTGACGATCCACCCCGACGGGAACGCGCGACGGCGTCCCTTCCTGTTGCGCGTCTCCGGCCGCCGCTTCCAACCGCTGGACTAG
- the dnaK gene encoding molecular chaperone DnaK, protein MSKVIGIDLGTTNSCVSVMLGDQAEVIANAEGARTTPSMVAFTESGEKLVGQIAKRQAVTNPDRTIYAVKRLIGRKLEAEEVASFAAIAPFKIVGAENGDAWVEVDGKACSPQEIAAMVLTRMKETASEFLGEPVEQAVITVPAYFNDAQRQATKEAGRIAGLEVLRIINEPTAAALSYGIDQDQDQKIAVFDLGGGTFDVSILELGDGVFQVLSTNGDTFLGGEDFDNVLVDALAARFQDEHGVDLRQDPMALQRLKEAAEKAKHELSSTSETDINLPFICADDDGPKHLVHSMTREELEVLVAEMVARLEEPCTTALEDAGLSASEIDEVVLVGGMTRMPLVQKKVEEIFGQPPMKGVNPDEVVSAGAAIQGGVLTGEVDEVLLLDVTPLSLGVETQGGVFTKILEKNTTIPTTKSQVFSTTEDHQDVVRIHVLQGEREMAEDNMTLGRFELVGIPPAPRGVPQIEVTFAIDTDGVVSVSAKDLGTGRSQSIEVTASSGLSEEEVERLVQEAEGNAAADQALRSLIDLRNKADGLMYSATKTLEEFAEDVDETDASSLRAQIEKTQSLVSAEDPDALEAAIEELSRLSYGLTEKLYAALGGMEDELEADPGVESPEDEGDAEA, encoded by the coding sequence ATGAGCAAGGTCATCGGGATCGATCTCGGCACGACCAACAGCTGCGTGTCGGTGATGCTGGGTGATCAGGCGGAGGTCATCGCCAACGCCGAGGGCGCCCGCACGACCCCGTCGATGGTCGCGTTCACCGAGAGCGGTGAGAAGCTCGTCGGCCAAATCGCCAAGCGCCAGGCCGTCACGAACCCGGACCGCACGATCTACGCCGTCAAGCGCTTGATCGGCCGCAAGCTCGAGGCGGAAGAGGTCGCGTCCTTCGCCGCCATCGCCCCCTTCAAGATCGTCGGTGCCGAGAACGGCGACGCCTGGGTCGAGGTCGACGGCAAGGCCTGCTCGCCCCAGGAAATCGCCGCGATGGTCCTCACGCGGATGAAGGAGACCGCCTCCGAGTTCCTCGGCGAGCCGGTCGAGCAGGCGGTGATCACCGTCCCCGCCTACTTCAACGATGCCCAGCGCCAGGCGACCAAGGAAGCCGGCCGCATCGCGGGCCTCGAAGTCCTCCGCATCATCAACGAGCCCACCGCGGCGGCCCTGTCCTACGGCATCGATCAGGACCAGGACCAGAAGATCGCCGTCTTCGACCTCGGCGGCGGCACCTTCGACGTCTCGATCCTCGAGCTCGGCGACGGCGTATTCCAGGTCCTCTCGACGAACGGCGACACCTTCCTCGGCGGCGAGGACTTCGACAACGTCCTCGTCGACGCCCTCGCGGCGCGCTTCCAGGACGAGCACGGCGTCGATCTCCGCCAGGATCCGATGGCCCTCCAGCGCCTCAAGGAGGCCGCGGAGAAGGCCAAGCACGAGCTCTCGAGCACGAGCGAGACGGACATCAATCTCCCCTTCATCTGCGCCGACGACGACGGGCCTAAGCATCTCGTCCACTCGATGACGCGCGAGGAGCTCGAAGTCCTGGTCGCCGAAATGGTGGCCCGGCTGGAAGAGCCCTGCACGACGGCCCTCGAAGACGCCGGCCTCTCGGCCAGCGAGATCGACGAGGTCGTCCTGGTCGGGGGGATGACGCGCATGCCCCTGGTCCAGAAGAAGGTCGAGGAGATCTTCGGTCAGCCGCCCATGAAGGGCGTGAACCCGGACGAGGTCGTGTCGGCGGGGGCGGCGATCCAGGGCGGCGTGCTGACCGGTGAGGTCGACGAGGTGCTGCTGCTGGACGTGACGCCGCTGTCCCTCGGTGTCGAAACCCAGGGTGGCGTGTTCACGAAGATCCTCGAGAAGAACACGACGATCCCGACGACCAAGAGCCAGGTCTTCTCGACGACGGAAGATCACCAGGACGTGGTCCGCATCCACGTCCTGCAGGGCGAGCGCGAGATGGCCGAGGACAACATGACCCTCGGACGCTTCGAGCTCGTCGGCATTCCGCCGGCGCCGCGCGGCGTCCCGCAGATCGAGGTCACCTTCGCGATCGACACCGACGGTGTCGTCAGCGTGTCCGCCAAGGATCTCGGCACGGGCCGCAGCCAGAGTATCGAGGTCACGGCGTCTTCCGGACTCAGCGAGGAAGAGGTCGAGCGGCTCGTCCAAGAGGCCGAGGGGAATGCCGCCGCCGACCAGGCGCTCCGCTCGCTGATCGATCTTCGCAACAAGGCCGACGGCCTGATGTACTCCGCGACGAAGACCCTCGAGGAGTTCGCCGAGGACGTGGACGAGACGGACGCCTCCAGCCTCCGCGCCCAGATCGAGAAGACCCAGTCGCTCGTCTCCGCCGAGGATCCCGACGCCCTCGAGGCAGCCATCGAAGAGCTTTCCCGCCTCTCCTACGGCCTGACCGAGAAGCTCTACGCTGCCCTCGGCGGCATGGAAGACGAGCTCGAGGCGGACCCCGGCGTCGAGTCGCCGGAAGACGAGGGCGACGCCGAGGCCTAG
- the hemW gene encoding radical SAM family heme chaperone HemW, which produces MTDRGQARAVPAPVGGDDGEVGVYLHLPWCERVCPYCDFAVLAARPLAPEVEDRYVERLRVELTARAPAFVGRPLASLYFGGGTPALFRPASIQRLVEAVRSTFPAAEAPPEITLELNPSTVERERLPGFRNAGVNRLSIGVQSFDDRLLKRLGRAHRAAVAEETLAAARAAGFDDLSVDLIFAGPEQTPADLDHDLDRVIAFAPEHVSTYELTFEPATPFGRAVAAGRMTPPDEDLAAGMIEQVEARLEGAGYARYEISSYARPGRRARHNARYWQRQAVLGLGMGAHSTEARSEARPHGARRANPRELARWEEAVERDPSAAGEEETLDPATARGEAVFLGLRQLEGLSARAFAEEFGAPPRAFFGPEIERLIATEWLVEGPTGDLRLSPAGRLLADDVAEAFVVGEGA; this is translated from the coding sequence ATGACGGATCGCGGGCAGGCGAGGGCGGTCCCCGCGCCGGTGGGCGGGGACGACGGGGAGGTCGGGGTCTACCTGCACCTGCCCTGGTGCGAGCGGGTCTGCCCGTATTGCGACTTCGCCGTGCTGGCTGCGCGTCCGCTCGCGCCGGAGGTCGAGGACCGATACGTCGAACGATTGCGGGTCGAGCTGACGGCGCGTGCGCCGGCCTTCGTCGGACGTCCGCTCGCGAGCCTCTATTTCGGCGGGGGCACGCCGGCGCTCTTCCGGCCAGCCTCGATCCAGCGACTCGTCGAAGCCGTCCGCAGCACCTTCCCCGCCGCCGAGGCGCCGCCCGAGATCACCCTCGAGCTGAACCCGAGCACCGTCGAGCGCGAACGCCTGCCCGGCTTCCGCAACGCGGGCGTGAACCGGCTCTCGATCGGCGTGCAGAGCTTCGACGACCGACTCCTGAAGCGTCTGGGGCGGGCCCATCGCGCCGCCGTCGCCGAGGAGACCCTGGCCGCGGCCCGCGCCGCCGGCTTCGACGACCTCTCCGTCGACCTGATCTTCGCCGGGCCGGAACAGACGCCGGCCGATCTCGACCACGACCTCGACCGCGTGATCGCCTTCGCGCCCGAACACGTGTCGACCTACGAGCTGACCTTCGAGCCGGCGACGCCCTTCGGGCGGGCCGTCGCGGCCGGGCGGATGACGCCGCCGGACGAGGATCTCGCGGCAGGGATGATCGAGCAGGTCGAGGCGCGCCTCGAGGGCGCCGGCTACGCGCGCTACGAGATCTCGAGCTACGCGCGGCCGGGCCGGCGGGCCCGGCACAATGCCCGGTACTGGCAGCGGCAGGCGGTCCTCGGCCTCGGCATGGGCGCCCACTCGACCGAGGCCCGGAGCGAGGCACGGCCCCACGGCGCCCGCCGCGCGAATCCCCGCGAGCTCGCGCGCTGGGAGGAAGCGGTCGAGCGCGATCCGTCGGCAGCCGGCGAAGAGGAGACGCTCGATCCGGCGACGGCCCGGGGTGAAGCGGTCTTCCTCGGCCTCCGGCAGCTCGAGGGCCTGTCCGCCCGCGCCTTCGCCGAGGAGTTCGGGGCGCCGCCCCGCGCCTTCTTCGGCCCGGAGATCGAGCGGCTCATCGCGACGGAATGGCTCGTCGAAGGGCCCACGGGCGACCTTCGGCTCTCGCCGGCCGGGCGGCTGCTCGCCGACGACGTCGCCGAGGCGTTCGTGGTTGGGGAGGGCGCCTGA
- the grpE gene encoding nucleotide exchange factor GrpE, with amino-acid sequence MTDKPHDDLENDDQATGLDADGEDGPKIAASDEMEAALQEAIASSEKREAEQRAAAGGDSGGGAASADKMTIEMLSQELQDLKGLHEEKLAEIAEKEDAHLRLQAEFENFRRRGLKEKQESFKFGHQNLVKDLLSAVDNLERALEHGAQNAGAEVKGILDGVELVYREILGTLAKHAVQEIQAEGAVFDPAVHEAMGQIPNGAVPPNTVLQVLQKGYVIHDRMIRPSRVIVSREPTAEEAAAAGGTPTQD; translated from the coding sequence ATGACTGACAAGCCCCACGACGACCTCGAGAACGACGACCAGGCGACCGGGCTGGACGCCGACGGCGAAGACGGTCCCAAGATCGCCGCCAGCGACGAGATGGAGGCGGCTCTCCAGGAGGCGATCGCGTCGAGCGAGAAGCGTGAGGCCGAGCAGAGGGCGGCGGCGGGCGGTGATTCCGGCGGTGGCGCCGCCTCCGCGGACAAGATGACGATCGAGATGCTCTCGCAGGAGCTCCAGGACCTGAAGGGCCTCCACGAGGAGAAGCTCGCCGAGATCGCCGAGAAGGAGGATGCACACCTCCGGCTCCAGGCCGAGTTCGAGAATTTCCGGCGCCGAGGCCTCAAGGAGAAGCAGGAGAGCTTCAAGTTCGGCCACCAGAATCTCGTCAAGGATCTTCTTTCGGCGGTCGATAATTTAGAACGCGCCCTCGAGCACGGGGCGCAGAACGCCGGGGCGGAAGTCAAGGGAATCCTCGACGGCGTCGAGCTGGTGTACCGGGAGATCCTCGGGACCCTCGCGAAGCACGCAGTCCAGGAGATCCAGGCAGAAGGAGCCGTCTTCGACCCGGCGGTGCACGAAGCGATGGGGCAGATCCCGAACGGAGCCGTCCCGCCGAACACCGTGCTGCAGGTGCTGCAGAAGGGGTACGTGATCCACGACCGGATGATTCGTCCGTCGCGCGTCATCGTCTCCCGCGAGCCGACCGCGGAGGAAGCGGCGGCGGCGGGCGGGACCCCGACCCAGGACTAG